In the Colletotrichum higginsianum IMI 349063 chromosome 7 map unlocalized unitig_7, whole genome shotgun sequence genome, one interval contains:
- a CDS encoding alpha-1,2-Mannosidase, whose product MILPRRPPRLTLIVALAFVAILLLYNPYWLSASSVGSPRAPELPPVSVRFRPSSFNWSTARQFHAVSDPLTPLPTGKPLRLPRVQHDFSTANPHPEAQKRQKAVRDVFKKGYDSYKRHAWTRDELTPVSGGGKDTFGGWAASLVDSLDTLWIMDFRAEFCAAAEVAAKIDWANTTEASANMFETTIRHLGGLLSAYDLSGEAALLEKAKELGDMLYMGFDTPNRIPGFWLNFEDAKEGSQLAGTHDPSASPGSLSLEFTHLSQLTGDVKYFDAVNRITRFFERTQYRSKLPGMWPKMINFRDERVDTDNGFTLGALADSLYEYLPKMYTLLGGLDKTYEKMYVGAMAIVEQHLLFRPMTEDNADILFAGDAYVNIDRVDHVAEGQHLSCFVGGMLGLGGKLFAIDNHVDLGDRVARGCAWAYDAMPSGIMPEIFNLIGCFSTTEKCQWEEKRWQDEGDKGLHKGFKNTRDPKYILRPEAIESIFLLYRMTGRQDLQEIAWKMFQSVVKATGTELANSAIADVTVPPDKTRKTDSMESFWFSETLKYYYLIFSPPELLSLDEFVFNTEAHPFRLPT is encoded by the exons ATGATTCTACCCCGACGGCCTCCGCGCCTCACCTTGATCGTCGCCCTTGCcttcgtcgccatcctcctGCTCTACAACCCGTACTGGCTGTCCGCGTCGTCTGTCGGGAGCCCCAGGGCGCCAGAGTTGCCGCCGGTCAGCGTCCGGTTCCGTCCGAGTTCCTTCAACTGGTCGACCGCCCGCCAGTTTCATGCCGTTTCCGACCCTCTCACGCCTCTCCCGACAGGCAAGCCCCTCAGGCTCCCGCGCGTCCAACACGACTTCAGCACCGCGAACCCGCACCCTGAAGCTCAGAAGCGCCAGAAAGCCGTCCGGGACGTCTTCAAAAAGGGCTACGATAGCTACAAACGTCATGCGTGGACCCGGGACGAGCTCACGCCCGTGAGTGGCGGGGGAAAGGACACCTTTGGAGGATGGGCCGCCTCGTTGGTCGACTCGCTGGATACGCTGTGGATCATGGACTTCCGTGCCGAGTTCtgtgctgccgccgaggtcgcTGCCAAGATCGATTGGGCCAACACAACAGAGGCTAGTGCCAACATGTTTGAGACGACGATTCGGCACTTGGGCGGCCTTCTCAGCGCGTATGATCTCAGCGGTGAGGCGGCCCTCCTGGAGAAGGCGAAGGAGCTCGGAGACATGCTCTACATGGGCTTCGATACGCCCAATAGGATTCCCGGGTTCTGGTTGAATTTCGAAGACGCAAAGGAGGGGTCGCAGCTGGCCGGGACACACGACCCGTCGGCATCTCCCGGCTCACTATCCCTCGAGTTCACACACCTCTCGCAGCTCACCGGCGATGTCAAGTATttcgacgccgtcaaccGCATCACCCGCTTCTTCGAACGCACCCAGTACCGGTCCAAGCTCCCCGGAATGTGGCCCAAGATGATCAACTTTCGGGACGAGAGGGTCGACACCGACAACGGCTTCACGCTGGGCGCGCTCGCGGACTCGCTGTACGAGTACCTGCCCAAGATGTACactctcctcggcggcctggacAAGACCTACGAGAAGATGTACGTCGGCGCCATGGCGATCGTGGAGCAGCATCTGCTGTTCCGGCCGATGACGGAGGACAACGCCGACATCCtcttcgccggcgacgcctaCGTCAACATCGACCGGGTCGAccacgtcgccgagggccagcaCCTCTCCTGCTTCGTGGGAGGCATGCTGGGTCTGGGCGGCAAGCTGTTCGCCATCGACAAccacgtcgacctcggcgaccgCGTCGCCCGCGGCTGCGCCTGGGCCTACGACGCCATGCCGTCGGGCATCATGCCCGAGATATTCAACCTCATCGGCTGTttctcgacgacggagaagTGCCagtgggaggagaagagatggcaggacgagggcgacaagGGCCTGCACAAGGGCTTCAAGAACACGCGCGATCCCAAGTACATCCTCCGTCCCGAGGCCATTGAGAGCATATTCCTGCTCTACAGGATGACCGGGCGGCAGGACCTGCAGGAGATCGCCTGGAAAATGTTCCAGTCGGTCGTCAAAGCCACGGGGACGGAGTTGGCCAACTCTGCCATTGCCGACGTCACGGTTCCTCCTGACAAGACCCGGAAGACGGACTCGATGGAG AGCTTCTGGTTCTCCGAGACACTAAAGTACTATTATTTGATCTTCTCCCCTCCTGAGCTTCTAAGCCTGGACGAGTTTGTCTTCAACACCGAGGCACATCCTTTCAGGCTTCCGACATGA